Proteins found in one Taeniopygia guttata chromosome 27, bTaeGut7.mat, whole genome shotgun sequence genomic segment:
- the LOC100222690 gene encoding feather keratin Cos1-1/Cos1-3/Cos2-1-like — MSCYSPCRPCQPCGPTPLANSCNELCVRQCQDSTVIIEPSPVVVTLPGPILSSFPQNTVVGSSTSAAVGSILSSQGVPISSGGFGLSGLGSGLCGTRCLPC, encoded by the coding sequence ATGTCCTGCTACAGCCCGTGccggccctgccagccctgcggccccaccccgctggccaacagctgcaatgagctctgtgtcaggcagtgccaggactCCACCGTCATCATCGAACCCTCGCCCGTGGTGGtgaccctgcccggccccatcctcagctccttccctcaGAACACCGTGGTGGGATCCTCCACCTCGGCTGCTGTTGGCAGCATCCTCAGCTCTCAGGGAGtgcccatcagctctgggggctttggCCTCTCTGGCTTGGGCAGTGGCCTCTGTGGCACCAGGTGCCTcccctgctga
- the LOC140680734 gene encoding feather keratin Cos1-2-like, whose amino-acid sequence MSCYSPCQPCQPCGPTPLANSCNEPCVRQCQDSTVFIQPSPVVVTLPGPILSSFPQNTVVGSSTSAAVGSILSSQGVPISSGGFGLSGLGSGLCGTRCFPC is encoded by the coding sequence ATGTCCTGCTACAGcccgtgccagccctgccagccctgcggccccaccccgctggccaacagctgcaaTGAGCCctgtgtcaggcagtgccaggactCCACCGTGTTCATCCAGCCCTCGCCCGTGGTGGtgaccctgcccggccccatcctcagctccttcccacagaACACCGTGGTGGGATCCTCCACCTCGGCTGCTGTTGGCAGCATCCTCAGCTCTCAGGGAGtgcccatcagctctgggggctttggCCTCTCTGGCTTGGGCAGTGGCCTCTGTGGCACGAGGTGCTTcccctgctga
- the LOC100223683 gene encoding feather keratin Cos1-2-like translates to MSCYSPCQPCQPCGPTPLANSCNEPCVRQCQDSTVFIQPSPVVVTLPGPILSSFPQNTVVGSSTSAAVGSILSSQGVPISSGGFGLSGLGSGLCGTRCLPC, encoded by the coding sequence ATGTCCTGCTACAGcccgtgccagccctgccagccctgcggccccaccccgctggccaacagctgcaaTGAGCCctgtgtcaggcagtgccaggactCCACCGTGTTCATCCAGCCCTCGCCCGTGGTGGTGACCCTGCCTggccccatcctcagctccttcccacagaACACCGTGGTGGGATCCTCCACCTCGGCTGCTGTTGGCAGCATCCTCAGCTCTCAGGGAGtgcccatcagctctgggggctttggCCTCTCTGGCTTGGGCAGTGGCCTCTGTGGCACCAGGTGCCTcccctgctga
- the LOC140680721 gene encoding feather keratin 1-like, whose translation MSCYSPCRPCQPCGPTPLANSCNEPCVRQCQDSTMFIQPSPVVVTLPGPILSSFPQNTVVGSSTSAAVGSILSSQGVPISSGGFGLSGLGSGLCGTRCLPC comes from the coding sequence ATGTCCTGCTACAGCCCGTGccggccctgccagccctgcggccccaccccgctggccaacagctgcaaTGAGCCctgtgtcaggcagtgccaggactCCACCATGTTCATCCAGCCCTCGCCCGTGGTGGtgaccctgcccggccccatcctcagctccttcccacagaACACCGTGGTGGGATCCTCCACCTCGGCTGCTGTTGGCAGCATCCTCAGCTCTCAGGGAGtgcccatcagctctgggggctttggCCTCTCTGGCTTGGGCAGTGGCCTCTGTGGCACCAGGTGCCTcccctgctga
- the LOC100226559 gene encoding feather keratin 1-like, whose protein sequence is MSCYSPCRPCQPCGPTPLANSCNEPCVRQCQDSTVFIQPSPVVVTLPGPILSSFPQNTVVGSSTSAAVGNILSSQGVPISSGGFGLSGLGSGLCGTRRFPC, encoded by the coding sequence ATGTCCTGCTACAGCCCGTGccggccctgccagccctgcggccccaccccgctggccaacagctgcaaTGAGCCctgtgtcaggcagtgccaggactCCACCGTGTTCATCCAGCCCTCGCCCGTGGTGGtgaccctgcccggccccatcctcagctccttcccacagaACACCGTGGTGGGATcctccacctctgctgctgttggcaacATCCTCAGCTCTCAGGGAGtgcccatcagctctgggggctttggCCTCTCTGGCTTGGGCAGTGGCCTCTGTGGCACGAGGCGCTTcccctgctga
- the LOC140680722 gene encoding feather keratin 1-like yields MSCYSPCRPCQPCGPTPLANSCNEPCVRQCQDSTVIIEPSPVVVTLPGPILSSFPQNTVVGSSTSAAVGSILSSQGVPISSGGFGLSGLGSGLCGTRCLPC; encoded by the coding sequence ATGTCCTGCTACAGCCCGTGccggccctgccagccctgcggccccaccccgctggccaacagctgcaaTGAGCCctgtgtcaggcagtgccaggactCCACCGTCATCATCGAACCCTCGCCCGTGGTGGtgaccctgcccggccccatcctcagctccttcccacagaACACCGTGGTGGGATCCTCCACCTCGGCTGCTGTTGGCAGCATCCTCAGCTCTCAGGGAGtgcccatcagctctgggggctttggCCTCTCTGGCTTGGGCAGTGGCCTCTGTGGCACCAGGTGCCTcccctgctga
- the LOC121471197 gene encoding feather keratin Cos1-1/Cos1-3/Cos2-1-like — protein MSCYSPCRPCQPCGPTPLANSCNELCVRQCQDSTVIIEPSPVVVTLPGPILSSFPQNTVVGSSTSAAVGSILSSQGVPISSGGFGLSGLGSGLCGTRCLPC, from the coding sequence ATGTCCTGCTACAGCCCGTGccggccctgccagccctgcggccccaccccgctggccaacagctgcaatgagctctgtgtcaggcagtgccaggactCCACCGTCATCATCGAACCCTCGCCCGTGGTGGtgaccctgcccggccccatcctcagctccttcccacagaACACCGTGGTGGGATCCTCCACCTCGGCTGCTGTTGGCAGCATCCTCAGCTCTCAGGGAGtgcccatcagctctgggggctttggCCTCTCTGGCTTGGGCAGTGGCCTCTGTGGCACCAGGTGCCTcccctgctga
- the LOC140680727 gene encoding feather keratin 1-like: MSCYSPCRPCQPCGPTPLANSCNEPCVRQCQDSTVFIQPSPVLVTLPGPILSSFPQNTAVGSSTSAAVGSILSSQGVPISSGGFGLSGLGSGLCGTRRFPC; encoded by the coding sequence ATGTCCTGCTACAGCCCGTGccggccctgccagccctgcggccccaccccgctggccaacagctgcaaTGAGCCctgtgtcaggcagtgccaggactCCACCGTGTTCATCCAGCCCTCGCCCGTGCTGGtgaccctgcccggccccatcctcagctccttcccacagaACACCGCCGTGGGATCCTCCACCTCGGCTGCTGTTGGCAGCATCCTCAGCTCTCAGGGAGtgcccatcagctctgggggctttggCCTCTCTGGCTTGGGCAGTGGCCTCTGTGGCACGAGGCGCTTcccctgctga
- the LOC140680724 gene encoding feather keratin 1-like, with amino-acid sequence MSCYSPCRPCQPCGPTPLANSCNEPCVRQCQDSTVFIQPSPVVVTLPGPILSSFPQNTVVGSSTSAAVGSILSSQGVPISSGGFGLSGLGSGLCGTRCLPC; translated from the coding sequence ATGTCCTGCTACAGCCCGTGccggccctgccagccctgcggccccaccccgctggccaacagctgcaaTGAGCCctgtgtcaggcagtgccaggactCCACCGTGTTCATCCAGCCCTCGCCCGTGGTGGtgaccctgcccggccccatcctcagctccttcccacagaACACCGTGGTGGGATCCTCCACCTCGGCTGCTGTTGGCAGCATCCTCAGCTCTCAGGGAGtgcccatcagctctgggggctttggCCTCTCTGGCTTGGGCAGTGGCCTCTGTGGCACCAGGTGCCTcccctgctga
- the LOC100225573 gene encoding feather keratin 3-like produces MSCYSPCRPCQPCGPTPLANSCNELCVRQCQDSTVFIQPSPVVVTLPGPILSSFPQNTVVGSSTSAAVGSILSSQGVPISSGGFGLSGLGSGLCGTRRFPC; encoded by the coding sequence ATGTCCTGCTACAGCCCGTGccggccctgccagccctgcggccccaccccgctggccaacagctgcaatgagctctgtgtcaggcagtgccaggactCCACCGTGTTCATCCAGCCCTCGCCCGTGGTGGtgaccctgcccggccccatcctcagctccttcccacagaACACCGTGGTGGGATCCTCCACCTCGGCTGCTGTTGGCAGCATCCTCAGCTCTCAGGGAGtgcccatcagctctgggggctttggCCTCTCTGGCTTGGGCAGTGGCCTCTGTGGCACGAGGCGCTTcccctgctga
- the LOC140680725 gene encoding feather keratin 1-like, whose product MSCYSPCRPCQPCGPTPLANSCNEPCVRQCQDSTVIIEPSPVLVTLPGPILSSFPQNTVVGSSTSAAVGSILSSQGVPISSGGFGLSGLGSGLCGTRCLPC is encoded by the coding sequence ATGTCCTGCTACAGCCCGTGccggccctgccagccctgcggccccaccccgctggccaacagctgcaaTGAGCCctgtgtcaggcagtgccaggactCCACCGTCATCATCGAACCCTCGCCCGTGCTGGtgaccctgcccggccccatcctcagctccttcccacagaACACCGTGGTGGGATCCTCCACCTCGGCTGCTGTTGGCAGCATCCTCAGCTCTCAGGGAGtgcccatcagctctgggggctttggCCTCTCTGGCTTGGGCAGTGGCCTCTGTGGCACCAGGTGCCTcccctgctga